From Cronobacter turicensis z3032, the proteins below share one genomic window:
- a CDS encoding Putative transcriptional regulator: MKRNLNDLFSFVTVAREGSFTRAAAQLGVTQSALSQAIAGLENRLKLRLLTRTTRRISLTAAGERLLEAIGNRFDEIEAELDMLSALRDKPAGKVRITCDPHVLHALLLPKLTPILRDYPDIQMEFDANHGFRDIVADRFDAGVRLGGTIDKDMIAVPIGPPMRMAAAASPAYFAAHPVPQTPHDLVHHNCINLRMTSAGGLYVWEFDDKDGPVNVRVDGQLIFNTSSHIVHAALDGLGIAFLPEGEFDDHFNAGNLVRVLETWCAPFPGYYLYYPSRKQPSPAFSMVVEALKETGSRKAKKA; encoded by the coding sequence ATGAAACGCAACCTGAACGATCTGTTTTCATTTGTGACTGTGGCGCGTGAGGGCAGTTTTACCCGCGCGGCGGCGCAACTTGGCGTGACGCAGTCGGCGTTAAGCCAGGCGATTGCCGGGCTGGAAAACCGGCTGAAGTTACGTTTGCTGACGCGCACGACGCGCCGTATTTCGCTCACTGCCGCGGGCGAGCGTTTGCTGGAGGCCATCGGCAACCGGTTTGATGAAATCGAAGCGGAGCTCGATATGCTGAGCGCGCTGCGCGATAAGCCTGCCGGAAAGGTGCGCATTACCTGCGACCCGCATGTGCTGCACGCGCTCTTGTTGCCGAAACTCACGCCGATATTGCGCGATTATCCGGATATTCAGATGGAATTTGACGCGAACCACGGTTTCCGGGATATCGTCGCAGACCGTTTCGATGCGGGCGTGCGCCTGGGCGGCACTATCGATAAAGACATGATTGCGGTGCCGATTGGCCCGCCGATGCGGATGGCCGCCGCCGCGTCGCCAGCGTACTTTGCCGCGCATCCGGTGCCGCAAACGCCGCACGATCTGGTGCATCACAACTGTATTAACCTGCGCATGACCAGCGCGGGCGGGCTGTATGTCTGGGAGTTCGACGATAAGGACGGGCCGGTAAATGTGCGCGTTGACGGCCAGCTGATATTTAACACGTCATCGCATATCGTTCATGCCGCGCTCGACGGGCTGGGCATCGCGTTTCTGCCGGAAGGGGAATTCGACGATCATTTTAATGCCGGCAATCTGGTGCGCGTGCTGGAGACGTGGTGTGCGCCGTTTCCCGGCTATTACCTCTATTATCCCAGCAGAAAGCAGCCTTCTCCGGCCTTTTCAATGGTAGTCGAGGCGCTGAAAGAGACCGGAAGCCGGAAAGCGAAAAAGGCGTAG
- the opdE gene encoding Transcription regulatory protein opdE translates to MAPNNTTVFSHAPRFHGACAGVRPMQRVRPLRITLQGLLTMTNTPHDDTGPRAYWSGVLAMTLCAFALVASEFMPVSLLTPVSRDLGVSEGLAGQGIAISGALAVLTSLFLSRLAGNLNRKALLLGLTLLMALSGVIIALAPDYRTYMAGRALIGVAIGGFWSLSAATAIRLVPRHQVPRALAIFNGGNALATVIAAPLGSWLGAVIGWRGAFFCLTPIALFAFIWQWRSLPAMPAQGHNGRAGGALRQPLVIAGMAACGIFFMGQFALFTYVRPFLETVTRVNVSTLSLILLAIGAAGFSGTLLIGGALRSGFYRTLIAIPFLMAVIAVALTGVGHNLSLVAALLCGWGLIATAAPVGWWTWVARTLPDNAEAGGGLMVAVVQLSIALGSTLGGFAFDHSGWRSAFFLSAGLLLLAALLAAITSKQDAHPDI, encoded by the coding sequence TTGGCACCCAATAACACCACGGTTTTCAGCCATGCGCCGCGTTTTCACGGCGCCTGCGCTGGCGTGCGCCCCATGCAACGCGTCAGACCATTACGTATAACGCTACAGGGCCTGTTGACGATGACGAACACCCCCCATGATGACACCGGGCCGCGCGCTTACTGGAGCGGCGTGCTGGCAATGACGCTGTGCGCCTTTGCGCTGGTGGCCTCGGAATTTATGCCGGTGAGCCTGCTGACGCCGGTATCGCGTGATTTAGGCGTCAGCGAAGGGCTGGCGGGCCAGGGGATCGCGATTTCCGGCGCGCTGGCGGTGCTGACCAGCCTGTTTCTGTCACGGCTCGCCGGCAATCTCAACCGCAAGGCGTTGCTGCTGGGGTTGACGCTGCTGATGGCGCTGTCCGGCGTCATCATCGCGCTTGCGCCCGATTACCGCACCTATATGGCGGGCCGCGCGCTGATCGGCGTGGCGATCGGCGGGTTCTGGTCGCTCAGCGCCGCGACGGCGATTCGGCTGGTGCCGCGTCATCAGGTGCCGCGCGCGCTGGCGATTTTCAACGGCGGCAACGCGCTGGCGACGGTGATTGCCGCCCCGCTCGGCAGCTGGCTCGGCGCAGTTATCGGCTGGCGCGGCGCGTTCTTCTGCCTCACACCGATCGCGCTGTTCGCCTTTATCTGGCAATGGCGAAGCCTGCCTGCGATGCCTGCGCAGGGGCATAACGGGCGCGCTGGCGGCGCGCTGCGCCAGCCGCTGGTGATCGCGGGCATGGCGGCCTGCGGGATTTTCTTCATGGGCCAGTTCGCGCTCTTTACCTACGTGCGGCCGTTTCTGGAGACCGTCACCCGCGTCAATGTCTCCACGCTGTCGCTCATTTTGCTGGCAATCGGCGCCGCCGGGTTTAGCGGCACGCTGCTGATTGGCGGCGCGCTGCGCTCGGGATTCTACCGGACGCTTATCGCTATCCCTTTTTTAATGGCGGTGATTGCCGTCGCGCTGACGGGAGTTGGCCACAACCTGTCGCTGGTCGCGGCGCTGCTGTGCGGCTGGGGGCTTATCGCCACCGCCGCGCCCGTGGGCTGGTGGACCTGGGTCGCCCGGACGCTGCCTGACAACGCCGAGGCGGGCGGCGGCCTGATGGTGGCGGTTGTCCAGCTTTCCATCGCGCTCGGCTCCACGCTTGGCGGGTTCGCCTTCGACCACAGCGGCTGGCGCAGCGCGTTCTTTCTGAGCGCCGGGCTGTTGCTGCTGGCGGCCCTGCTGGCAGCCATCACATCAAAACAGGATGCCCATCCTGACATCTGA
- the yagQ gene encoding Uncharacterized protein yagQ — MLQQSLLTEQARPEAAFLTDDSTAILRFAAQALRAGMAAALVTLVEIRGGSSRALGAQMAVRDDGAYCGFVSGGCVEAAAAYEALEAIVCGEDRLVKYGEGSPYFDIVLPCGGGITLAIHPLRAATPLLAVLNALAQRKPAGLRYHPSTQTLQSVLPVQKTGWRDDAFDVRYTPCTQVIIFGRSVEAEATASIARAAGYEVQVNDGTHPQEICAQIDSDTAVIVLFHDPDRELPVLEAALADAPFYIGALGSQRTHAARTTALRERGFGEQDIARIKAPIGIFPQARDAQSLALSILADVAAARLNREAAG, encoded by the coding sequence GTGCTGCAACAATCCCTGCTGACAGAACAGGCGCGACCTGAAGCGGCGTTCCTGACCGACGACAGCACCGCGATTTTGCGATTTGCGGCGCAGGCGCTTCGCGCAGGCATGGCGGCGGCGCTGGTCACGCTGGTGGAAATCCGCGGCGGCTCGTCACGTGCGCTGGGCGCGCAGATGGCCGTGCGCGATGACGGCGCATATTGCGGCTTTGTTTCCGGCGGTTGCGTGGAGGCGGCAGCGGCTTACGAGGCGCTGGAGGCGATCGTCTGCGGCGAAGACCGTCTGGTGAAATATGGCGAAGGCTCGCCTTATTTCGATATCGTGCTGCCGTGCGGCGGCGGCATTACGCTCGCGATTCATCCGCTACGTGCGGCGACGCCGCTGCTGGCGGTGCTAAACGCGCTGGCGCAGCGCAAACCGGCGGGGCTGCGTTATCACCCTTCCACGCAGACGCTGCAAAGCGTGCTGCCGGTACAAAAGACCGGCTGGCGCGACGACGCCTTTGACGTGCGCTACACGCCCTGCACGCAGGTCATCATTTTTGGCCGCTCCGTGGAGGCGGAAGCCACCGCCAGTATCGCGCGGGCGGCAGGCTACGAGGTGCAGGTGAATGACGGTACTCACCCGCAGGAAATCTGCGCGCAGATAGACAGCGATACCGCCGTGATTGTGCTTTTTCACGATCCTGACCGCGAGTTACCGGTGCTTGAGGCGGCGCTTGCTGATGCGCCATTTTATATCGGCGCGCTCGGCAGCCAGCGCACCCATGCCGCACGCACAACGGCGTTACGCGAGCGGGGCTTTGGCGAGCAGGACATCGCCCGCATCAAAGCGCCGATCGGTATTTTCCCGCAAGCCCGCGACGCGCAGTCGCTGGCGCTGTCGATTCTTGCCGATGTTGCGGCGGCGCGCCTCAACCGTGAGGCCGCAGGCTGA
- the yahK gene encoding Uncharacterized zinc-type alcohol dehydrogenase-like protein yahK, which yields MRSFVMQINAIGALSATQPLEPMAITRREPGEHDVQIAIAYCGVCHSDIHQARAEWAGTLFPCVPGHEIVGRVTAIGTKVTGFTPGDLVGVGCIVDSCKHCEECDEGLENYCDHMIGTYNFPTPDAPGHTLGGYSQQIVVHERYVLRIRHPESQLAAVAPLLCAGITTYSPLRHWQAGPGKKVGIVGIGGLGHMGIKLAHAMGAQVVAFTTSESKRDAAKALGADEVVVSRNADEMQAHAKSFDFILNTVAAPHNLDAFTALLKRDGTMTLVGAPASPHPSPEVFNLIFKRRAIAGSMIGGIPETQEMLDFCAEHHIVADIELIRAEDINAAWERMIKGDVKYRFVIDTATLA from the coding sequence CTGAGGAGTTTCGTTATGCAAATTAACGCTATTGGCGCGCTTTCCGCCACTCAACCACTTGAACCGATGGCGATTACCCGCCGCGAGCCCGGCGAGCACGACGTACAAATCGCCATCGCGTATTGCGGCGTTTGCCACTCGGATATTCACCAGGCGCGCGCCGAATGGGCGGGCACGTTATTTCCCTGCGTACCGGGCCATGAAATCGTCGGCCGCGTCACCGCGATCGGCACGAAAGTAACCGGTTTTACGCCCGGCGATCTGGTGGGTGTGGGCTGCATCGTCGACAGCTGCAAACACTGCGAAGAGTGCGATGAAGGGCTTGAGAACTACTGCGATCATATGATCGGCACCTATAACTTCCCGACGCCGGACGCGCCAGGCCATACGCTCGGCGGTTATTCACAGCAGATTGTCGTTCATGAGCGCTATGTGCTGCGCATCCGTCATCCGGAATCCCAGCTCGCCGCCGTCGCGCCGCTGCTGTGCGCAGGCATCACGACCTATTCTCCGCTGCGTCACTGGCAGGCTGGGCCTGGGAAAAAAGTGGGCATCGTCGGCATCGGCGGGCTCGGGCATATGGGCATCAAACTGGCGCACGCGATGGGCGCGCAGGTCGTCGCGTTTACCACGTCAGAATCCAAACGCGACGCGGCGAAAGCGCTGGGCGCGGATGAGGTGGTGGTATCGCGCAATGCCGATGAAATGCAGGCGCACGCCAAAAGCTTCGATTTCATCCTGAACACCGTGGCAGCGCCGCACAACCTGGACGCCTTCACTGCGCTTTTAAAACGCGACGGCACGATGACGCTGGTGGGCGCGCCCGCGTCGCCGCATCCGTCGCCGGAAGTCTTTAACCTGATTTTCAAACGCCGCGCTATCGCGGGTTCGATGATTGGCGGCATTCCGGAAACTCAGGAGATGCTCGATTTTTGCGCCGAACACCATATCGTCGCCGACATTGAGCTTATCCGCGCCGAGGACATTAACGCGGCATGGGAGCGCATGATCAAAGGCGACGTGAAATACCGCTTTGTCATCGATACCGCCACGCTGGCCTGA
- the ydbC gene encoding Putative oxidoreductase ydbC: protein MNSIEKSGTYKLGSREVRRFGYGAMQLAGPGVFGPPKDKNAALSVLRAAVEAGVNHIDTSDFYGPHITNQLICEALYPYRDDLTIVTKVGATRGNDASWNPALSADELTQAVHDNLRNLKLDALDVVNLRVMFDVHGPAEGSIEAPLMALVKLKEQGLVKHIGLSNVTQNQVTQARQITPISCVQNMYNIVHRGDEALIDELAAAGIAYVPFFPLGGFSPLQSSTLETIATQLSATPMQVALAWLLNRSANILLIPGTSSVAHFHENSKATELTLSQETLDALNNLAA, encoded by the coding sequence ATGAACAGTATTGAAAAAAGCGGTACCTATAAACTCGGCAGCCGTGAAGTCAGACGGTTTGGTTACGGCGCGATGCAGCTCGCAGGCCCCGGCGTATTTGGCCCGCCAAAAGATAAAAACGCGGCGCTCAGCGTATTACGTGCGGCCGTTGAGGCGGGCGTCAATCATATTGATACCAGCGATTTTTACGGGCCGCATATTACGAATCAACTGATTTGCGAAGCGTTATATCCTTACCGTGACGACCTGACTATTGTGACTAAAGTCGGCGCGACACGCGGGAATGATGCCTCGTGGAATCCGGCGCTTTCGGCTGATGAATTAACCCAGGCCGTACACGATAATTTGCGCAATCTGAAACTCGACGCGCTGGATGTAGTGAATTTGCGCGTGATGTTTGATGTTCATGGCCCGGCGGAAGGATCTATCGAAGCGCCGCTCATGGCGCTGGTGAAATTAAAAGAACAAGGGCTGGTTAAACATATCGGCCTGAGTAACGTCACGCAAAATCAGGTTACGCAAGCGCGGCAGATAACGCCGATAAGCTGCGTGCAAAACATGTATAACATCGTTCACCGGGGCGATGAGGCGTTAATTGATGAACTGGCCGCCGCCGGGATTGCTTATGTGCCGTTTTTCCCGCTAGGCGGATTCTCACCGTTACAGTCTTCAACGCTTGAGACTATCGCAACGCAATTATCAGCGACGCCGATGCAGGTAGCGCTCGCCTGGCTGTTAAACCGCTCGGCGAATATTTTGTTAATTCCGGGTACGTCGTCAGTCGCGCATTTCCATGAAAACAGCAAGGCCACGGAATTAACGCTCTCTCAGGAAACCCTGGACGCGTTAAATAACCTGGCGGCGTAA
- the yicJ gene encoding Inner membrane symporter yicJ has protein sequence MPEDHRMSEQVLSVKEKIGYGMGDAASHIVFDNVMLYMMFFYTDIFGIPAGFVGTMFLLARALDAISDPAMGLIADRTRSRWGKFRPWVLLGALPFGVVCVFAYSTPELSLSGKMLYAAVTYTLLTLMYTVVNIPYCALGGVITSDPQQRISLQSWRFVLATAGGMLSTVLMMPLVNFFGGEDKAFGFQAGIAVLAVVACLMLAFCFFTTKERVEAPPNTSTMREDLRDILQNDQWRVVGVLTILNILAVCVRGGAMMYYVTWIMGDAALFSWFLGLYCVGNLFGSALAKPLTDWKCKVSVFWWTNAALAVLSVAMFFVPMSATVVMFIFIFVIGVLHQLVTPIQWVMMSDTVDYGEWRNGKRLTGISFAGTLFVLKLGLALGGALIGWMLAGGGYDAAAKTQNGATLTIIISLFTLAPGICYVLSAIIAKRYYTLKTPFLKNILAELAQSARHNQREFETLPVSETFQKSKG, from the coding sequence TTGCCGGAGGACCACCGAATGAGTGAGCAAGTGCTTTCCGTGAAGGAGAAGATTGGCTACGGCATGGGAGATGCCGCAAGCCATATCGTCTTTGATAACGTCATGCTTTACATGATGTTTTTTTACACCGACATCTTTGGCATTCCCGCAGGGTTTGTCGGCACGATGTTCCTGTTGGCCCGCGCGCTCGACGCCATCTCTGACCCGGCGATGGGGCTTATCGCCGACCGCACCCGCAGCCGCTGGGGCAAATTCCGCCCGTGGGTGCTGCTCGGCGCGCTGCCGTTCGGTGTGGTGTGCGTGTTCGCCTACAGCACGCCGGAACTCAGCCTTAGCGGCAAAATGCTTTACGCCGCCGTCACCTATACGCTGCTCACGCTGATGTATACGGTCGTGAATATTCCTTATTGCGCGCTGGGCGGAGTAATTACCAGCGATCCGCAGCAGCGTATTTCGTTGCAGTCCTGGCGCTTTGTGCTGGCCACGGCGGGCGGCATGCTCTCTACGGTACTGATGATGCCGCTGGTGAATTTTTTCGGCGGCGAGGATAAGGCGTTTGGCTTTCAGGCAGGAATTGCGGTGCTGGCCGTTGTGGCGTGTCTGATGCTCGCGTTTTGCTTCTTCACGACGAAAGAACGTGTCGAGGCGCCGCCGAATACCTCCACTATGCGTGAAGACCTGCGCGACATCCTGCAAAACGATCAGTGGCGCGTCGTGGGTGTACTGACCATTCTCAACATCCTCGCGGTCTGCGTACGTGGCGGGGCGATGATGTATTACGTCACCTGGATTATGGGCGACGCCGCGCTGTTCTCCTGGTTCCTCGGCCTTTACTGCGTCGGTAATCTCTTCGGCAGCGCGCTCGCCAAACCGCTGACGGACTGGAAGTGCAAAGTCAGCGTCTTCTGGTGGACCAACGCCGCGCTGGCTGTGCTGAGCGTCGCGATGTTCTTCGTGCCGATGAGCGCTACTGTCGTCATGTTCATTTTTATCTTTGTCATCGGCGTGCTGCACCAGCTGGTGACGCCTATTCAGTGGGTCATGATGTCCGATACGGTCGATTACGGCGAATGGCGCAACGGTAAACGTCTCACCGGGATTAGCTTCGCGGGCACGCTGTTTGTGCTGAAGCTCGGCCTGGCGCTGGGCGGCGCGCTGATCGGCTGGATGCTGGCAGGCGGCGGGTATGACGCCGCCGCGAAAACCCAGAACGGCGCCACGCTCACCATCATTATTTCGCTCTTCACGCTGGCGCCGGGTATCTGTTACGTGCTGAGCGCCATTATCGCGAAGCGTTACTACACGCTGAAAACGCCGTTTTTGAAAAACATTCTGGCGGAGCTGGCGCAGAGCGCGCGCCATAACCAGCGTGAATTTGAAACGCTGCCGGTCAGTGAGACCTTCCAGAAGTCTAAGGGGTAA
- the yagT gene encoding Putative xanthine dehydrogenase yagT iron-sulfur-binding subunit — MSNHGDETHHGHLRDAGGPPPQYVALRLKVNGETRQLDVDTRTTLLDALRENLALTGTKKGCDHGQCGACTVIIDGRRVNSCLTLAVMHQDADVTTIEGLGTPENLHPMQAAFVEHDGFQCGYCTPGQICSSVAMLKEIDAGIPSHVTHDLVSPPEMTADEIRERMSGNICRCGAYANILAAIEDVAGSGSS; from the coding sequence ATGAGCAACCACGGCGATGAAACACACCACGGGCATCTGCGCGATGCAGGCGGCCCGCCGCCGCAATATGTCGCGCTGAGGCTGAAGGTGAATGGCGAAACCCGGCAACTGGACGTCGACACCCGCACGACGCTTCTGGACGCGCTGCGCGAGAATCTGGCGCTCACCGGCACCAAAAAAGGGTGCGATCACGGCCAGTGCGGCGCATGTACGGTCATTATCGACGGACGGCGCGTGAACTCGTGCCTGACCCTGGCGGTGATGCACCAGGATGCCGACGTCACCACCATTGAGGGCCTGGGAACGCCGGAGAATCTGCATCCGATGCAGGCGGCGTTTGTGGAGCATGACGGTTTTCAGTGCGGCTATTGCACGCCGGGGCAGATCTGCTCCTCGGTCGCGATGCTTAAAGAAATCGACGCGGGCATCCCAAGCCATGTGACGCACGATTTAGTCTCGCCCCCGGAAATGACCGCCGATGAGATCCGCGAGCGGATGAGCGGCAATATCTGCCGCTGCGGCGCGTACGCCAATATTCTTGCTGCGATCGAAGATGTCGCCGGGAGCGGATCCTCATGA
- the yagS gene encoding Putative xanthine dehydrogenase yagS FAD-binding subunit: protein MPLRRVRQYSCCDRRCRRERILMKAFTYERAATPAEAAASAQRTPGAKFIAGGTNLLDLMKLEIETPVHLIDVNDLALDTIEPTQEGGLRIGALVRNTDLAADERVRRDYAVLSRALLAGASGQLRNRATTAGNLLQRTRCPYFYDTNQPCNKRQPGSGCAAMQGYSRQLAVVGASDACIATHPSDMAVAMRLLDAVVETINPNGQARRIPVAEFYRAPGDTPHLETALEPGEFITAVTLPPPAGGTHIYRKVRDRASYAFALVSVAAIVQPDGTGRVAVGGVAHKPWRLEGADAQVPHGAQAVCDALFADAQPTAENAFKLVLAKRTIASVLTQARAG, encoded by the coding sequence CTGCCGCTGCGGCGCGTACGCCAATATTCTTGCTGCGATCGAAGATGTCGCCGGGAGCGGATCCTCATGAAAGCTTTCACTTACGAACGCGCCGCGACGCCCGCAGAGGCGGCGGCCAGCGCGCAGCGCACGCCGGGCGCAAAATTCATCGCGGGCGGCACCAACCTGCTTGACCTGATGAAACTGGAGATAGAAACGCCGGTGCATCTTATTGACGTCAACGATCTCGCGCTGGACACGATTGAACCCACGCAAGAGGGCGGGCTGCGGATCGGCGCGCTGGTGCGCAATACCGATCTGGCGGCAGATGAACGCGTGCGCCGCGATTACGCCGTGCTCTCACGCGCGCTGCTGGCCGGGGCGTCCGGGCAGTTACGCAACCGCGCGACCACGGCAGGAAACCTGTTACAGCGCACCCGTTGTCCCTATTTCTACGATACCAACCAGCCGTGCAATAAGCGCCAGCCCGGTAGCGGCTGCGCCGCCATGCAGGGTTACAGTCGCCAGTTAGCCGTAGTAGGCGCGAGCGACGCCTGTATCGCCACGCACCCGAGCGATATGGCGGTCGCCATGCGCCTGCTGGACGCGGTGGTGGAAACCATCAACCCGAACGGCCAGGCGCGCCGCATTCCGGTCGCGGAATTTTACCGCGCGCCTGGCGATACGCCGCATCTGGAAACGGCGCTTGAGCCCGGCGAATTCATTACGGCCGTCACCCTGCCGCCGCCCGCGGGCGGGACGCATATCTACCGCAAAGTGCGCGACCGTGCCTCTTACGCGTTCGCGCTGGTGTCGGTGGCGGCGATTGTGCAGCCAGACGGCACCGGACGTGTGGCGGTAGGCGGCGTGGCGCATAAACCCTGGCGGCTTGAGGGCGCGGATGCGCAGGTGCCCCACGGCGCGCAGGCGGTCTGTGACGCGCTGTTCGCCGATGCGCAGCCGACGGCGGAAAACGCATTCAAGCTGGTGCTGGCGAAACGCACCATCGCCTCGGTACTGACGCAAGCGAGGGCAGGCTGA
- the yagR gene encoding Putative xanthine dehydrogenase yagR molybdenum-binding subunit, whose amino-acid sequence MKFEKPATENPIDQQNVVGQPRDRIDGPLKTSGQATYAYEWHDEAPNAAYGHVVGSAIAKGRIVAMDIQAAQQAPGVLAVVTAENAAVPGKGDMNAATLLGGPEIEHYHQAIALVVAETFEQARAAAGLITVEYEEAPGRYDLAKEKPSVTTPPDDTPDKIVGDFASAFESAAVQLDATYTTPDQSHMAMEPHASMAAWEGDKLTLWTSSQMINWWRGDLAKTLDIPLENIRVRSPFIGGGFGSKLFLRSDAVLAALGARATQRPVKVMLPRPFIPNNTTHRPATLQRVRIGARNDGRITAIAHESWSGNLPGGPTETATNQTELLYAGANRHTGLRLAELDLPEGNSMRAPGEAPGMMVLEIAMDEMAEKLGIDPVEFRIINDTQVDPAHPERFFSRRQLVECLRTGAAHFGWDQRNPQPAQVRQGDWLIGLGMAAGFRNNLVTPSGARVHLDAQGQVTVETDMTDIGTGSYTIIAQTAAEMMGVPLERVTVRLGDSDYPISSGSGGQWGANSSTAGVYAACVKLREAAANKLGFDPNRAEFFDGNIQGDGRIAALAQAAADGTLTVEDTMEYGDLDKLFQQSTFAGHFVEVAVEANTGEVRVRRMLAVCAAGRILNPKTARSQVIGAMTMGLGGALMEELFVDTRRGFFVNHDMALYEVPVHADIPTQEVIFLEDTDPVSSPMKAKGVGELGLCGVSAAIANAIYNATGVRVRDYPITLDKLLEGLPEFA is encoded by the coding sequence ATGAAATTTGAAAAACCGGCAACAGAAAACCCGATCGACCAGCAGAACGTGGTCGGGCAGCCGCGCGATCGCATCGACGGCCCGCTGAAAACCTCGGGCCAGGCCACTTACGCCTATGAGTGGCACGATGAAGCGCCGAACGCCGCCTACGGCCACGTGGTGGGATCGGCCATCGCCAAAGGGCGCATCGTCGCGATGGATATCCAGGCGGCGCAACAGGCCCCCGGCGTGCTGGCCGTGGTGACGGCGGAAAACGCCGCCGTGCCCGGTAAGGGCGACATGAACGCCGCCACGCTGCTGGGCGGCCCGGAAATCGAGCATTATCACCAGGCTATCGCGCTGGTGGTGGCGGAAACCTTCGAACAGGCGCGCGCGGCCGCCGGGCTGATTACGGTGGAATATGAAGAAGCGCCGGGGCGTTACGATCTCGCGAAGGAAAAACCGTCGGTGACCACGCCGCCGGACGATACGCCTGATAAAATCGTCGGCGATTTCGCAAGCGCTTTTGAAAGCGCCGCCGTGCAGCTCGATGCCACCTACACCACGCCGGATCAAAGCCATATGGCGATGGAGCCGCATGCGTCCATGGCCGCGTGGGAGGGCGATAAACTCACGCTCTGGACGTCCAGCCAGATGATTAACTGGTGGCGCGGCGATCTCGCCAAAACGCTCGATATCCCCCTTGAAAATATCCGCGTGCGTTCGCCGTTTATCGGCGGCGGCTTTGGCAGCAAACTCTTTCTGCGCAGCGACGCGGTGCTGGCGGCGCTTGGCGCTCGCGCAACACAGCGCCCTGTGAAAGTGATGCTGCCGCGCCCCTTTATCCCCAATAACACCACCCACCGCCCGGCCACTCTTCAGCGGGTGCGCATCGGCGCGCGCAACGACGGGCGTATCACGGCGATCGCTCATGAAAGCTGGTCCGGCAACCTGCCTGGCGGCCCGACGGAGACTGCGACCAACCAGACGGAGCTGCTCTACGCGGGCGCGAACCGCCATACCGGCCTGCGGCTGGCGGAGCTGGATCTGCCCGAAGGCAACTCCATGCGCGCGCCCGGCGAAGCGCCTGGCATGATGGTGCTGGAGATCGCCATGGATGAGATGGCCGAAAAACTCGGCATCGATCCGGTGGAGTTTCGCATCATCAACGACACGCAAGTCGACCCGGCGCACCCGGAGCGCTTTTTCTCGCGCCGTCAGCTGGTGGAGTGTCTGCGTACCGGCGCGGCGCACTTTGGCTGGGATCAGCGCAACCCGCAACCGGCGCAGGTGCGCCAGGGCGACTGGCTGATTGGGCTCGGTATGGCGGCGGGCTTTCGTAATAACCTGGTGACCCCATCGGGCGCGCGCGTGCATCTGGACGCGCAGGGCCAGGTGACCGTGGAAACGGACATGACGGATATCGGCACCGGCAGCTACACCATCATCGCGCAAACCGCCGCCGAAATGATGGGCGTGCCGCTGGAGCGCGTAACCGTGCGCCTGGGTGATTCCGATTATCCCATCTCTTCCGGCTCGGGCGGGCAGTGGGGCGCGAACAGCTCCACGGCGGGCGTGTACGCGGCGTGCGTCAAACTGCGCGAAGCCGCAGCCAACAAGCTTGGTTTTGACCCTAATCGCGCCGAATTTTTCGATGGCAACATTCAGGGCGACGGGCGCATCGCGGCGCTTGCACAAGCGGCTGCTGACGGCACGCTGACCGTTGAAGACACCATGGAATATGGCGATCTCGACAAACTGTTTCAGCAGTCCACGTTTGCCGGGCATTTTGTCGAGGTGGCCGTTGAGGCCAACACCGGTGAAGTGCGCGTGCGCCGGATGCTGGCGGTCTGCGCCGCCGGGCGCATTCTCAACCCGAAAACCGCGCGCAGCCAGGTCATCGGCGCGATGACGATGGGGCTTGGCGGGGCGCTGATGGAAGAGCTGTTCGTCGATACGCGGCGCGGCTTTTTCGTTAATCACGACATGGCGCTCTATGAGGTGCCGGTGCATGCCGATATCCCGACGCAGGAGGTGATTTTCCTTGAAGACACCGATCCGGTGTCGTCGCCGATGAAAGCCAAAGGCGTGGGCGAGCTGGGCCTGTGCGGCGTCAGCGCCGCTATCGCGAACGCCATTTACAACGCCACCGGCGTGCGCGTGCGCGATTACCCCATCACGCTGGATAAGCTGCTTGAGGGGCTGCCAGAGTTCGCCTGA